The Candidatus Zixiibacteriota bacterium genome contains a region encoding:
- the acnA gene encoding aconitate hydratase AcnA: MSDLSVSTIQTKQAKYKIFTINSLNQYRKSAKQTVEQLPISIKILMESVLRNHSLNPKLVTQADLAHAVSYDPHQAEKSQFPFIPARVILQDFTGVPAVVDLAAMRAAMKRLGGDPKKINPLVPVDLVIDHSVQVDVFASEDALSKNMIFEFERNRERYEFLHWGQKAFKNFRVVPPATGIVHQVNLEYLAKVVMTRDGIAFPDTLVGTDSHTTMINGLGVVGWGVGGIEAEAAMLGQPMYMVAPEVIGFKLTGQLREGVTGTDLVLTVTQILRKKGVVGKFVEFFGSALDTLSLPVKAMIGNMAPEYGATIGYFPVDASTLDYLRLTGRSEDKIELVERYCKEQGLFRTPTTPQPEFTDIVSLDISTVEPSLAGPKRPQDKVVLSQVQSDFKSSLTKPIKDRGYELSEADMSRVGNINNGYNAQIAHGSVVIAAITSCTNTSDPFVLIASGILARNAVEKGLKVKPYVKTSLAPGSRVVIEYLEKSGLLPYLKKLGFHNVGFGCTTCIGNSGPLPEPVVEAINEGSVVAVSVLSGNRNFEGRINPHTRANYLASPPLVVAYALAGTVDIDLTTDPIGISDSGKAVYLKDIWPTQKEIVETITKFVSPELFREQYASVFDGNPTWNAISGKGGELFDWNETSTYIQEPPFFQSITIEPSALKPIHNARVLAMFGDSITTDHISPAGAIKADSPAGDYLVEQGVSFADFNSYGARRGNDRIMTRGTFANIRLHNLLVPGSEGNITVHYPSGERLSIYDAAMHYKSENVPLVILAGKDYGMGSSRDWAAKGTLLLGVKAVIAQSYERIHRSNLVGMGILPLQFLEGESRESHGLTGDEMYTVEGLSSAMKPGQLVTVHAQTRARDIQFQARVRIDTEIEIEYYRHGGILPMVLRQLIAQA; this comes from the coding sequence ATGAGCGATTTAAGCGTTTCAACGATACAGACAAAGCAGGCAAAGTATAAAATATTCACAATTAATAGCCTTAACCAATACCGAAAATCTGCCAAACAGACGGTTGAACAACTCCCGATTTCAATAAAGATTCTCATGGAATCGGTTTTAAGAAATCATTCACTCAACCCGAAACTTGTTACCCAGGCCGATCTGGCTCATGCCGTTTCATACGATCCCCATCAGGCCGAGAAATCGCAGTTTCCATTTATTCCGGCCCGGGTGATTTTGCAGGATTTTACCGGTGTGCCGGCTGTAGTCGACCTTGCCGCGATGCGGGCCGCGATGAAACGTCTGGGCGGTGACCCGAAAAAAATTAACCCCCTTGTGCCTGTCGATCTGGTCATTGACCACTCGGTGCAGGTCGATGTCTTTGCCAGCGAAGACGCGCTGTCAAAAAATATGATATTTGAATTTGAGCGAAACCGAGAGCGGTATGAATTTCTGCACTGGGGTCAGAAAGCATTCAAGAATTTCCGCGTCGTCCCGCCCGCGACCGGGATTGTCCATCAGGTCAATTTGGAATATCTCGCTAAAGTCGTCATGACTCGCGATGGGATTGCCTTTCCGGATACCCTCGTAGGAACCGACAGCCATACGACCATGATAAACGGACTGGGTGTGGTCGGCTGGGGAGTAGGTGGAATCGAAGCCGAAGCCGCAATGCTCGGGCAGCCGATGTATATGGTTGCGCCGGAAGTGATCGGTTTCAAACTCACCGGGCAGTTGCGCGAAGGGGTTACTGGCACTGATCTGGTTCTGACAGTCACCCAAATACTCCGCAAAAAGGGAGTCGTCGGGAAATTTGTCGAGTTTTTCGGTTCTGCGCTCGATACGCTTTCTTTGCCTGTCAAAGCAATGATTGGAAATATGGCCCCGGAATACGGCGCCACGATAGGCTATTTTCCGGTCGATGCCTCCACGCTTGATTATCTCCGTCTCACTGGCCGGAGCGAAGACAAAATAGAGCTCGTCGAGCGGTACTGCAAAGAGCAGGGGCTTTTCCGCACACCGACAACCCCTCAACCGGAGTTTACCGATATTGTCTCACTCGATATTAGCACGGTAGAACCCTCACTTGCCGGACCGAAACGCCCACAGGATAAAGTTGTTCTCTCGCAGGTACAATCCGATTTCAAAAGCTCACTGACCAAACCGATAAAAGACCGCGGCTATGAACTGTCAGAGGCCGATATGTCACGTGTGGGGAATATCAATAACGGATACAACGCGCAGATTGCTCATGGCTCAGTTGTCATCGCAGCCATTACATCGTGCACAAACACCTCCGATCCATTTGTGTTGATTGCATCGGGTATTCTGGCCAGAAATGCGGTCGAAAAAGGACTGAAAGTAAAGCCGTATGTTAAGACCTCGCTTGCGCCCGGCTCACGAGTCGTAATTGAATATCTCGAAAAATCCGGTTTATTGCCCTACTTGAAAAAGCTCGGCTTTCATAATGTCGGTTTTGGCTGTACCACCTGCATCGGCAATTCCGGGCCCTTGCCGGAACCGGTTGTCGAGGCAATAAACGAAGGGAGTGTCGTGGCGGTCTCGGTTTTATCCGGCAACCGGAATTTCGAAGGGCGTATCAACCCGCATACCCGCGCCAATTACCTTGCCTCCCCCCCGCTCGTCGTCGCCTATGCATTGGCGGGCACAGTTGATATTGATCTGACAACCGACCCGATTGGCATCTCGGATTCAGGCAAGGCCGTCTATTTGAAAGATATCTGGCCGACACAAAAAGAGATTGTGGAAACTATCACTAAATTCGTCTCTCCCGAACTATTTCGTGAGCAATACGCCTCGGTTTTCGATGGCAACCCGACTTGGAATGCCATCAGCGGCAAAGGAGGGGAGTTGTTTGATTGGAATGAGACCTCGACCTACATCCAAGAGCCGCCATTTTTCCAGTCCATCACAATCGAGCCATCGGCATTAAAACCAATTCACAATGCCCGTGTGCTGGCCATGTTTGGCGATTCCATCACAACCGACCATATTTCGCCCGCCGGGGCTATCAAAGCCGATTCGCCAGCCGGAGATTACCTTGTCGAGCAAGGCGTATCATTTGCCGATTTTAATTCATATGGCGCGAGGCGCGGCAATGACAGAATCATGACCCGCGGGACTTTTGCCAATATCCGGCTCCATAACTTGCTCGTTCCCGGAAGCGAGGGTAACATCACCGTGCATTACCCAAGCGGCGAACGTCTCTCCATATACGATGCGGCGATGCACTACAAATCAGAGAATGTCCCGCTCGTGATTCTCGCCGGAAAAGATTACGGCATGGGTTCGTCCCGCGACTGGGCGGCCAAGGGAACGCTGCTGCTTGGTGTGAAGGCTGTTATTGCTCAAAGCTATGAGCGCATCCACCGTTCGAATCTGGTCGGCATGGGAATCTTGCCGCTTCAATTTCTCGAAGGCGAATCGCGTGAGTCGCATGGGCTGACGGGGGATGAAATGTATACTGTCGAGGGATTATCCTCGGCGATGAAGCCCGGGCAACTGGTGACTGTCCATGCCCAGACAAGGGCGAGAGACATTCAGTTCCAGGCGCGTGTCCGGATTGACACCGAAATTGAAATCGAATATTACCGCCATGGCGGTATTCTGCCGATGGTACTTCGCCAGCTCATAGCGCAGGCGTAG